From Deinococcota bacterium, the proteins below share one genomic window:
- the casB gene encoding type I-E CRISPR-associated protein Cse2/CasB, giving the protein RQELEANFGKESSLEKRFFHLLENERHELSYPLRQWFGLIKAANLNVDCIQLLQDITYWKERTKDTWARDFYRTLRDARLLQAPDTTIEEETV; this is encoded by the coding sequence ACCGGCAGGAACTCGAAGCGAACTTCGGCAAGGAGAGCAGTCTCGAGAAGCGCTTTTTTCACCTGCTCGAGAACGAGCGCCATGAACTCAGCTACCCCCTCAGACAGTGGTTCGGCCTTATCAAAGCCGCCAATCTAAACGTGGACTGTATCCAACTGCTGCAAGACATCACCTACTGGAAGGAGCGCACCAAAGATACCTGGGCGAGAGACTTCTACCGCACCTTAAGAGACGCCCGGCTTCTCCAAGCCCCTGACACCACCATCGAGGAGGAAACCGTATGA